One Chloroflexota bacterium DNA segment encodes these proteins:
- the rpsM gene encoding 30S ribosomal protein S13, producing the protein MARISGVDVPVDKPVWIALTYIFGIGRPTSQEIVRRARIRPGTRVRDLTDAELARVRDIIEREHKVEGELRREVGLNISRLREVGSYRGLRHRLGLPVRGQRTHTNARTRRMRKTAIGIRKKSIKR; encoded by the coding sequence ATGGCGCGAATTTCGGGCGTTGACGTTCCGGTGGACAAACCGGTCTGGATCGCCCTTACCTACATCTTCGGCATCGGCCGTCCTACCAGCCAGGAGATCGTGCGGCGGGCGCGGATCAGGCCCGGCACTCGGGTCCGCGATCTCACCGACGCCGAGCTTGCGCGGGTGCGCGACATCATCGAGCGCGAGCACAAGGTCGAAGGGGAGCTGCGCCGCGAAGTCGGTTTGAACATCTCGCGATTGCGCGAAGTCGGAAGTTACCGCGGCCTGCGCCATCGCCTGGGCCTGCCGGTGCGCGGCCAGCGGACGCACACCAACGCTCGGACGCGCCGGATGCGCAAGACCGCCATCGGCATCCGCAAGAAATCGATCAAGCGCTAA
- the rpmJ gene encoding 50S ribosomal protein L36: MKISASVRKRCIKCKIIKRRGVVMVICDNRRHNQKQG; encoded by the coding sequence ATGAAGATATCCGCATCGGTCCGCAAACGCTGCATCAAGTGCAAGATCATCAAACGCCGCGGGGTGGTGATGGTGATTTGCGACAACCGCCGCCACAACCAGAAGCAGGGATAG
- the rpsK gene encoding 30S ribosomal protein S11, whose product MPPRRRRRLTRMVTEGQAHIHATFNNTIVTITDDTGAVLTWASGGTSGFKGSRKGTPYAAQITSDGAARQALELGMRRIAVFVKGPGSGRDAAIRALQAAGLQIMSISDVTPIPHNGPRPRKRPRN is encoded by the coding sequence ATGCCTCCCAGGCGCCGACGCCGCCTCACCCGCATGGTCACCGAAGGCCAGGCGCATATCCATGCGACCTTCAACAACACCATCGTGACCATCACCGACGACACCGGCGCGGTGCTCACCTGGGCATCCGGCGGAACCAGCGGATTCAAGGGGTCGCGCAAAGGCACGCCCTACGCGGCCCAGATCACCTCCGACGGAGCCGCCCGCCAGGCGCTTGAACTCGGCATGCGCCGCATCGCCGTTTTCGTCAAAGGACCGGGGAGCGGGCGTGATGCGGCAATCCGCGCCTTGCAAGCGGCCGGGCTGCAGATCATGAGCATCTCGGATGTGACTCCGATACCGCACAACGGACCCAGACCACGTAAGCGACCTCGCAACTAA
- the infA gene encoding translation initiation factor IF-1, with protein MAKKDVIEVEGTVRDSLPDTNFKIELENGALVLAHLSGKLRMNHIRIGIGDKVRVELTPYDLTRGRITWRLPDQR; from the coding sequence TTGGCCAAAAAAGATGTGATTGAAGTCGAAGGGACCGTGCGCGATTCGCTGCCCGATACCAACTTCAAGATCGAGCTGGAAAACGGCGCCCTGGTGCTGGCGCATCTCTCCGGCAAGTTGCGCATGAATCACATCCGGATCGGGATCGGCGACAAGGTCCGCGTCGAACTGACTCCCTATGATCTGACGCGGGGCCGGATCACCTGGCGTCTGCCGGACCAGCGTTAG
- the rpsD gene encoding 30S ribosomal protein S4, translating to MARYTGPSCRLCRREGVKLFLKGERCFGPKCAIERRNLPPGQPGTGRPPRQRFSNYAQQLREKQKLRRTYGVMERQFRRYFEMAERQSGRTGEIVLQMLEMRLDNVFFRMGFATSRKQARQLVSHGHVEVNGRRAKSPSQILAVGDSVGVRENSRNLSVVQTALEINAQRPIQSWVEVNPGEMSGRVTGLPGPQSSDVAIQEQLIVEYYSR from the coding sequence ATGGCACGTTACACCGGACCCAGCTGCCGACTCTGCCGCCGCGAGGGGGTGAAGCTGTTCCTGAAAGGGGAACGCTGCTTCGGCCCCAAGTGCGCGATCGAGCGCCGCAACCTGCCGCCGGGGCAGCCCGGGACCGGACGCCCTCCGCGCCAGCGTTTTTCCAATTACGCCCAGCAGTTGCGTGAAAAGCAGAAGCTGAGACGCACCTACGGGGTGATGGAACGCCAGTTCCGGCGCTATTTCGAAATGGCTGAGCGCCAGAGCGGCCGGACCGGTGAAATCGTCCTGCAGATGCTCGAAATGCGACTCGACAACGTGTTCTTCCGGATGGGATTTGCCACTTCGCGCAAACAAGCCCGGCAGTTAGTCAGCCACGGTCACGTCGAAGTCAACGGCCGGCGTGCCAAAAGCCCGTCGCAAATCCTGGCGGTCGGCGATTCCGTCGGGGTTCGCGAGAACAGCCGCAACTTGAGCGTGGTGCAGACCGCGCTCGAAATCAACGCCCAACGCCCAATCCAGAGCTGGGTCGAGGTAAATCCCGGCGAAATGAGCGGGCGGGTGACCGGTCTGCCCGGACCGCAGAGTTCGGATGTGGCCATTCAAGAGCAGTTGATCGTCGAATACTATTCGCGCTGA
- a CDS encoding AAA family ATPase, translating to MAVDDAGIRSFPVSDPAIDRKLLLVLLGGPGAGKGTQAELLQSRMGLVHLSSGDLFRALESRSDRLARLIKEKLSAGDLVPDELTTQLITAEVERLCAIGPGVVIDGFPRTSVQAKLFDDWLSSVGGRIAAVVHLKVDNAVKVNRSLHRGRSDDRPEIIDHRIAVYDAATRPVFDHYLEQGLIFDVDGDRPVDAIGADIDALIAARSQGCDPLAAPAGGVGSSVRCR from the coding sequence ATCGCAGTTGATGATGCGGGAATACGAAGCTTTCCTGTGAGCGACCCAGCGATCGACCGGAAACTCCTGCTTGTCCTGCTCGGCGGGCCGGGCGCCGGCAAGGGCACCCAGGCCGAACTCTTGCAGTCGCGAATGGGTCTGGTCCACCTATCGTCCGGCGATCTGTTCCGGGCGCTCGAATCGCGCTCGGACCGGCTTGCCCGCCTGATAAAGGAAAAGCTATCGGCCGGCGACCTAGTCCCTGACGAATTGACCACCCAGTTGATCACGGCCGAGGTGGAGCGGCTTTGCGCAATCGGTCCCGGGGTGGTCATCGACGGATTCCCGCGCACGTCGGTGCAGGCTAAGTTGTTCGACGATTGGCTGTCTTCGGTCGGCGGTCGCATCGCCGCCGTGGTTCACCTGAAGGTCGACAACGCGGTCAAGGTCAACCGCTCACTCCATCGCGGGCGATCCGACGACCGACCGGAGATCATCGATCACCGGATCGCCGTCTACGACGCGGCGACAAGGCCGGTCTTTGACCACTACCTGGAACAAGGGCTCATATTTGACGTCGATGGAGACCGTCCGGTTGATGCGATCGGCGCCGACATTGACGCGTTGATTGCGGCGCGCAGCCAAGGCTGCGACCCCCTTGCTGCGCCGGCCGGCGGAGTGGGCAGTTCGGTACGCTGCCGGTGA